One Salmo salar chromosome ssa01, Ssal_v3.1, whole genome shotgun sequence DNA window includes the following coding sequences:
- the LOC100195680 gene encoding transforming acidic coiled-coil-containing protein 3 isoform X2: protein MSSTAVNDENRGICPGRKHSNSETSCDIFSLDQPTGRPSILRQSQAENLSNKTIVKGGKVCFQTPRRDPHTKRIESPTKSLKMASIDHCTKALESLQLTTPEEVLLQKIDVPKSDVSSYPDDDMPIQSKGGYQLDFDNLDVINPFQGSGKMVLSPARPSELVETSKAIDLSEPNVIEAVSHEKMLKDFDKIETALDETLPFMPSLENSLADISADVRSTDSSVITMTKDPAIELSKADEDETVQSSVNLNPDQAVAISRDEETPLLPKGSYKFDFDDLDSVNPFQTGASKIQNSPVLGRKLPCNDPPEVEVEETAPVGKEMGPAAMVQVSQPVVLAPVQPEMRAIAPLSPAPKETSQPAEDSMPQPGEAAPNAGPVKLEFNFDDGGEIKRKPLLKRFVKRPPGLKPTEKKAVPEEKKQPLSKESPVMPAVGTDSDIPVPKGAYNFDKFDDPDFNPFGTNARMSDSIVCKVKSSLEAKGSNSVRVAASPDKVTEHVQKETAPWPLLPSAGDKISRTEPDLSATREGIDNIPQDQQLQMESCEVQDPLSGQEQKPPTEPDQPSLSTLETFELCQFEQNPQNGMSEFNEEFVPGTTFMANDFDGQMDYLEQFGSSNFKESALRKQSLYLKFDPLMRESPKKSGGPTGLNLPQPDASASRVDTQKTGAKEEVNGLKSLNPRLLDVPPPVVGPMTPLVQNSPMNLASTFPQPANMEDNIVEVLKYSQQDMDAAIAKIQKEVKEQEDQWKAKHDKLSWDNHEMGKIMSEFEATIAQILADKQKEKEMAQAEFTKVLQEKEQVSQDLNTMERSFSELFKRLDKYKEAIEGYKKNEEMLKKCAQDYLARIKKEEQRYQTLKVHAEQKIGLANEEIAEVRSKLKSEVSALQAQLRREQLKAQSLENSLDQKVKETEELTNLCDELIAKVQKG, encoded by the exons ATGAGTTCTACTGCTGTGAACGATGAGAATCGTGGGATCTGCCCTGGAAGAAAGCACAGCAATTCGGAGACAAGTTGTGACATCTTTTCCTTGGATCAGCCGACTGGGAGGCCATCCATCCTTCGCCAGTCTCAGGCAGAGAACCTGTCCAACAAAACTATAGTAAAGGGAGGGAAG GTTTGTTTTCAGACTCCAAGAAGAGACCCTCACACTAAGAGAATAGAATCACCAACAAAGTCCCTCAAGATGGCAAGCATAGATCACTGTACAAAAGCCCTAGAGTCTTTGCAGCTTACAACACCTGAAGA GGTGTTGCTGCAGAAAATCGATGTGCCAAAATCAG ATGTGTCATCCTATCCTGATGATGACATGCCAATTCAGAGTAAAGGAGGTTATCAGCTGGATTTTGATAACCTTGATGTCATCAATCCCTTCCAAGGGTCTGGTAAAATGGTCCTCTCTCCAGCAAGGCCCAGTGAACTAGTTGAAACCTCCAAGGCTATTGATCTGAGCGAACCTAATGTAATTGAGGCAGTTTCTCATGAGAAGATGTTAAAGGATTTTGACAAGATTGAAACAGCACTGGATGAGACCCTCCCGTTCATGCCATCACTGGAAAATTCTCTTGCTGACATCTCAGCTGATGTGCGTTCAACAGATAGCAGTGTGATCACCATGACGAAGGATCCAGCCATCGAGTTATCCAAAGCTGATGAGGACGAGACTGTACAGTCATCAGTTAACCTTAACCCAGATCAAGCTGTCGCCATCTCTAGAGATGAGGAGACTCCTCTGCTGCCCAAAGGTTCTTACAAATTTGATTTTGACGACCTTGATTCAGTCAACCCTTTCCAAACAGGAGCCTCCAAAATTCAGAATTCCCCTGTACTTGGAAGAAAGCTGCCATGCAATGACCCTCCAGAGGTGGAAGTTGAAGAGACTGCCCCTGTTGGTAAGGAAATGGGACCTGCAGCCATGGTTCAGGTGTCTCAGCCAGTTGTGTTGGCACCTGTCCAGCCAGAGATGAGAGCAATTGCACCATTGTCACCTGCTCCCAAGGAGACGAGCCAGCCCGCTGAAGACTCCATGCCTCAGCCGGGTGAAGCTGCTCCCAATGCCGGGCCAGTGAAACTTGAGTTCAATTTCGATGATGGCGGGGAGATCAAACGTAAGCCTCTTCTCAAGCGGTTTGTCAAGAGGCCTCCTGGTCTTAAGCCGACAGAGAAAAAGGCAGTACCTGAAGAAAAGAAACAACCTCTATCTAAGGAATCTCCAGTAATGCCAGCGGTCGGTACTGATTCTGATATTCCTGTTCCAAAAGGCGCGTACAACTTTGACAAGTTTGATGACCCAGACTTCAATCCATTTGGTACAAATGCAAGAATGAGTGactctatagtctgtaaggtgAAATCCAGTTTAGAGGCCAAGGGATCAAACTCAGTCAGGGTGGCTGCCTCCCCTGATAAAGTGACAGAGCATGTTCAGAAAGAAACCGCACCATGGCCACT TCTTCCTAGTGCTGGAGACAAAATCTCAAGGACTGAACCTGATCTTTCTGCCACAAGAGAAGGAATT gacaacattccacaagatCAGCAGCTTCAGATGGAATCTTGTGAAGTTCAGGATCCTTTGTCTGGCCAAGAGCAGAAACCTCCAACTGAACCTGACCAACCTTCACTGAGCACCCTAGAAACCTTTGAACTCTGCCAATTTGAGCAGAACCCACAAAATGGCATGTCAGAATTTAATGAGGAGTTTGTTCCTGGAACCACAT TCATGGCGAATGACTTTGATGGACAGATGGACTACCTGGAGCAGTTTGGGTCCAGCAAT TTCAAGGAGTCAGCACTGAGGAAACAATCTCTCTACCTCAAATTTGACCCCCTCATGAGAGAGAGCCCCAAGAAGTCTGGAGGCCCCACAGGGCTCAACCTCCCTCAACCTGATGCCTCTGCTTCACG TGTGGATACCCAGAAGACTGGTGCCAAGGAGGAGGTGAATGGACTGAAATCTCTCAACCCCAGACTTCTTGATGTTCCACCACCT GTTGTTGGTCCTATGACTCCTCTCGTGCAAAATTCCCCTATGAATCTGGCCTCAACTTTCCCCCAACCAGCCAACATGGAGGATAACATCGTAGAGGTGCTTAAATACAGTCAGCAAGATATGGATGCTGCCATTGCCAAGATCCAGAAAGAA GTAAAGGAACAGGAAGATCAATGGAAGGCAAAGCATGACAAGCTATCTTGGGATAATCATGAAATGGG GAAAATCATGTCTGAATTTGAAGCCACAATTGCGCAGATATTGG CTGATAAACAAAAGGAGAAGGAGATGGcccaggctgagttcactaaagTCTTACAGGAGAAGGAGCAGGTATCACAGGACCTGAACACCATGGAGAGGTCCTTCTCTGAGCTTTTCAAGAGACTGGACAAGTACAAAGAGGCCATCGAGGGTTACAAAAAG AATGAAGAGATGCTGAAGAAATGTGCTCAAGATTACCTGGCCAGGATCAAGAAGGAGGAGCAGCGCTACCAGACCCTGAAAGTCCATGCAGAGCAGAAAATTGGCCT GGCGAATGAAGAGATTGCAGAGGTTCGCTCCAAATTAAAGTCGGAGGTCTCTGCACTTCAGGCCCAGCTGCGCAGAGAGCAGCTAAAGGCCCAGTCACTGGAGAATAGCCTTGACCAGAAA GTAAAAGAGACTGAAGAACTCACCAATCTTTGCGATGAGCTAATCGCTAAAGTCCAGAAGGGCTGA
- the LOC100195680 gene encoding transforming acidic coiled-coil-containing protein 3 isoform X1 has protein sequence MSSTAVNDENRGICPGRKHSNSETSCDIFSLDQPTGRPSILRQSQAENLSNKTIVKGGKVCFQTPRRDPHTKRIESPTKSLKMASIDHCTKALESLQLTTPEEVLLQKIDVPKSDVSSYPDDDMPIQSKGGYQLDFDNLDVINPFQGSGKMVLSPARPSELVETSKAIDLSEPNVIEAVSHEKMLKDFDKIETALDETLPFMPSLENSLADISADVRSTDSSVITMTKDPAIELSKADEDETVQSSVNLNPDQAVAISRDEETPLLPKGSYKFDFDDLDSVNPFQTGASKIQNSPVLGRKLPCNDPPEVEVEETAPVGKEMGPAAMVQVSQPVVLAPVQPEMRAIAPLSPAPKETSQPAEDSMPQPGEAAPNAGPVKLEFNFDDGGEIKRKPLLKRFVKRPPGLKPTEKKAVPEEKKQPLSKESPVMPAVGTDSDIPVPKGAYNFDKFDDPDFNPFGTNARMSDSIVCKVKSSLEAKGSNSVRVAASPDKVTEHVQKETAPWPLLPSAGDKISRTEPDLSATREGIDNIPQDQQLQMESCEVQDPLSGQEQKPPTEPDQPSLSTLETFELCQFEQNPQNGMSEFNEEFVPGTTFMANDFDGQMDYLEQFGSSNFKESALRKQSLYLKFDPLMRESPKKSGGPTGLNLPQPDASASRVDTQKTGAKEEVNGLKSLNPRLLDVPPPVQVVGPMTPLVQNSPMNLASTFPQPANMEDNIVEVLKYSQQDMDAAIAKIQKEVKEQEDQWKAKHDKLSWDNHEMGKIMSEFEATIAQILADKQKEKEMAQAEFTKVLQEKEQVSQDLNTMERSFSELFKRLDKYKEAIEGYKKNEEMLKKCAQDYLARIKKEEQRYQTLKVHAEQKIGLANEEIAEVRSKLKSEVSALQAQLRREQLKAQSLENSLDQKVKETEELTNLCDELIAKVQKG, from the exons ATGAGTTCTACTGCTGTGAACGATGAGAATCGTGGGATCTGCCCTGGAAGAAAGCACAGCAATTCGGAGACAAGTTGTGACATCTTTTCCTTGGATCAGCCGACTGGGAGGCCATCCATCCTTCGCCAGTCTCAGGCAGAGAACCTGTCCAACAAAACTATAGTAAAGGGAGGGAAG GTTTGTTTTCAGACTCCAAGAAGAGACCCTCACACTAAGAGAATAGAATCACCAACAAAGTCCCTCAAGATGGCAAGCATAGATCACTGTACAAAAGCCCTAGAGTCTTTGCAGCTTACAACACCTGAAGA GGTGTTGCTGCAGAAAATCGATGTGCCAAAATCAG ATGTGTCATCCTATCCTGATGATGACATGCCAATTCAGAGTAAAGGAGGTTATCAGCTGGATTTTGATAACCTTGATGTCATCAATCCCTTCCAAGGGTCTGGTAAAATGGTCCTCTCTCCAGCAAGGCCCAGTGAACTAGTTGAAACCTCCAAGGCTATTGATCTGAGCGAACCTAATGTAATTGAGGCAGTTTCTCATGAGAAGATGTTAAAGGATTTTGACAAGATTGAAACAGCACTGGATGAGACCCTCCCGTTCATGCCATCACTGGAAAATTCTCTTGCTGACATCTCAGCTGATGTGCGTTCAACAGATAGCAGTGTGATCACCATGACGAAGGATCCAGCCATCGAGTTATCCAAAGCTGATGAGGACGAGACTGTACAGTCATCAGTTAACCTTAACCCAGATCAAGCTGTCGCCATCTCTAGAGATGAGGAGACTCCTCTGCTGCCCAAAGGTTCTTACAAATTTGATTTTGACGACCTTGATTCAGTCAACCCTTTCCAAACAGGAGCCTCCAAAATTCAGAATTCCCCTGTACTTGGAAGAAAGCTGCCATGCAATGACCCTCCAGAGGTGGAAGTTGAAGAGACTGCCCCTGTTGGTAAGGAAATGGGACCTGCAGCCATGGTTCAGGTGTCTCAGCCAGTTGTGTTGGCACCTGTCCAGCCAGAGATGAGAGCAATTGCACCATTGTCACCTGCTCCCAAGGAGACGAGCCAGCCCGCTGAAGACTCCATGCCTCAGCCGGGTGAAGCTGCTCCCAATGCCGGGCCAGTGAAACTTGAGTTCAATTTCGATGATGGCGGGGAGATCAAACGTAAGCCTCTTCTCAAGCGGTTTGTCAAGAGGCCTCCTGGTCTTAAGCCGACAGAGAAAAAGGCAGTACCTGAAGAAAAGAAACAACCTCTATCTAAGGAATCTCCAGTAATGCCAGCGGTCGGTACTGATTCTGATATTCCTGTTCCAAAAGGCGCGTACAACTTTGACAAGTTTGATGACCCAGACTTCAATCCATTTGGTACAAATGCAAGAATGAGTGactctatagtctgtaaggtgAAATCCAGTTTAGAGGCCAAGGGATCAAACTCAGTCAGGGTGGCTGCCTCCCCTGATAAAGTGACAGAGCATGTTCAGAAAGAAACCGCACCATGGCCACT TCTTCCTAGTGCTGGAGACAAAATCTCAAGGACTGAACCTGATCTTTCTGCCACAAGAGAAGGAATT gacaacattccacaagatCAGCAGCTTCAGATGGAATCTTGTGAAGTTCAGGATCCTTTGTCTGGCCAAGAGCAGAAACCTCCAACTGAACCTGACCAACCTTCACTGAGCACCCTAGAAACCTTTGAACTCTGCCAATTTGAGCAGAACCCACAAAATGGCATGTCAGAATTTAATGAGGAGTTTGTTCCTGGAACCACAT TCATGGCGAATGACTTTGATGGACAGATGGACTACCTGGAGCAGTTTGGGTCCAGCAAT TTCAAGGAGTCAGCACTGAGGAAACAATCTCTCTACCTCAAATTTGACCCCCTCATGAGAGAGAGCCCCAAGAAGTCTGGAGGCCCCACAGGGCTCAACCTCCCTCAACCTGATGCCTCTGCTTCACG TGTGGATACCCAGAAGACTGGTGCCAAGGAGGAGGTGAATGGACTGAAATCTCTCAACCCCAGACTTCTTGATGTTCCACCACCT GTTCAGGTTGTTGGTCCTATGACTCCTCTCGTGCAAAATTCCCCTATGAATCTGGCCTCAACTTTCCCCCAACCAGCCAACATGGAGGATAACATCGTAGAGGTGCTTAAATACAGTCAGCAAGATATGGATGCTGCCATTGCCAAGATCCAGAAAGAA GTAAAGGAACAGGAAGATCAATGGAAGGCAAAGCATGACAAGCTATCTTGGGATAATCATGAAATGGG GAAAATCATGTCTGAATTTGAAGCCACAATTGCGCAGATATTGG CTGATAAACAAAAGGAGAAGGAGATGGcccaggctgagttcactaaagTCTTACAGGAGAAGGAGCAGGTATCACAGGACCTGAACACCATGGAGAGGTCCTTCTCTGAGCTTTTCAAGAGACTGGACAAGTACAAAGAGGCCATCGAGGGTTACAAAAAG AATGAAGAGATGCTGAAGAAATGTGCTCAAGATTACCTGGCCAGGATCAAGAAGGAGGAGCAGCGCTACCAGACCCTGAAAGTCCATGCAGAGCAGAAAATTGGCCT GGCGAATGAAGAGATTGCAGAGGTTCGCTCCAAATTAAAGTCGGAGGTCTCTGCACTTCAGGCCCAGCTGCGCAGAGAGCAGCTAAAGGCCCAGTCACTGGAGAATAGCCTTGACCAGAAA GTAAAAGAGACTGAAGAACTCACCAATCTTTGCGATGAGCTAATCGCTAAAGTCCAGAAGGGCTGA